A window of the Peromyscus leucopus breed LL Stock unplaced genomic scaffold, UCI_PerLeu_2.1 scaffold_188, whole genome shotgun sequence genome harbors these coding sequences:
- the LOC114691997 gene encoding protein LRATD1 — protein MGNQLDRITHLNYSELPTGDPSGIEKDELRVGVAYFFSDEEEDLDERGQPDKFGVKGPPGCSPCPESPSRHHHHLLHQLVLNETQFSAFRGQECIFSKVTGGPQGADLSVYAVTALPAICEPGDLLELLWLQPATEQPAPAPHWAVYVGGGQIIHLHQGEIRQDSLYQAGAANVGRVVNSWYRYRPLVAELVVQNACGHLGLKSEEICWTNSESFAAWCRFGKREFKAGGEVPAGTPPPQQQYYLKVHLEENKVHTARFHSLEDLIREKRRIDASGRLRVLQELEDFVDDKE, from the coding sequence ATGGGCAACCAACTGGACCGCATCACCCACCTCAACTACAGCGAGTTGCCCACTGGGGACCCATCTGGGATTGAGAAGGACGAGCTGCGGGTCGGGGTTGCCTACTTCTTCTCGGATGAGGAGGAGGACCTGGACGAACGCGGGCAGCCGGACAAGTTTGGTGTGAAGGGCCCCCCAGGTTGCAGCCCCTGCCCAGAGAGCCccagccgccaccaccaccacctgctgcACCAGCTCGTCCTCAACGAGACTCAGTTCTCCGCCTTCCGGGGCCAGGAATGCATCTTTTCCAAAGTAACCGGCGGCCCTCAGGGCGCCGACTTGAGTGTCTACGCGGTCACCGCGCTGCCCGCGATCTGCGAGCCGGGCGACTTGCTGGAGCTGCTGTGGTTACAGCCCGCGACCGAGCAGCCCGCGCCCGCCCCGCACTGGGCCGTCTACGTGGGCGGCGGGCAGATCATCCACCTGCACCAAGGCGAGATCCGCCAGGACAGCCTGTACCAGGCGGGCGCGGCCAACGTGGGCCGGGTGGTGAATAGCTGGTACCGCTACCGCCCGCTGGTGGCCGAGCTGGTGGTGCAGAACGCCTGCGGCCACCTGGGCCTCAAGAGCGAGGAGATCTGCTGGACGAACTCCGAGAGCTTCGCCGCCTGGTGCCGCTTTGGAAAGCGCGAGTTCAAGGCTGGCGGGGAGGTCCCCGCAGGCACGCCACCCCCGCAGCAGCAGTATTATCTCAAGGTGCATCTGGAGGAGAACAAAGTCCACACGGCCCGTTTCCACAGCCTGGAGGACCTCATCCGGGAGAAGCGCCGCATAGACGCCAGTGGCCGCCTGCGAGTGCTGCAGGAGCTTGAGGACTTCGTGGACGACAAGGAGTAA